Proteins from a single region of Rhinolophus sinicus isolate RSC01 linkage group LG13, ASM3656204v1, whole genome shotgun sequence:
- the NKX2-4 gene encoding LOW QUALITY PROTEIN: homeobox protein Nkx-2.4 (The sequence of the model RefSeq protein was modified relative to this genomic sequence to represent the inferred CDS: inserted 1 base in 1 codon) → MSLSPKHTTPFSVSDILSPIEETYKKFGGGAMDGAPPGLGASLGAAAAAAYRAPPPGPSSQXAPAAGTQPPHTMAGHNAAAAAAAAAAAAAAAAATYHMPPGVSQFPHSAMGSYCNGGLANMGDLPAYTDGMRGGTAAAATGWYSANPDPRYSSISRFMGPSAGVNVAGMGSLTGIADAAKSLAPLHTTAAAPRRKRRVLFSQAQVYELERRFKQQKYLSAPEREHLASMIHLTPTQVKIWFQNHRYKMKRQAKDKAAQQLQQEGGLAPPPPPSPRRVAVPVLVKDGKPCQNGAGTPTPGQAGPQPSAPTPAPELEELSPSPPALHGPGGGLAALDAAAGDYGGGVLGANLLYGRTW, encoded by the exons ATGTCGTTGAGCCCCAAGCACACGACGCCCTTCTCCGTGTCCGACATCCTGAGCCCCATCGAGGAGACCTACAAAAAGTTCGGCGGCGGCGCTATGGACGGCGCGCCGCCCGGCCTGGGGGCGTCCCtgggcgccgccgccgccgccgcttaCCGCGCGCCGCCGCCCGGCCCTTCCTCGC GGGCGCCCGCGGCGGGCACGCAGCCGCCGCACACCATGGCGGGGCACaacgcggcggcggcggcggcagcggcggcggcggcggcggcggcggcggccgccaCCTACCACATGCCCCCGGGCGTCTCGCAGTTCCCGCACAGCGCCATGGGCAGCTACTGCAACGGCGGCCTGGCCAACATGGGCGACCTGCCGGCCTACACAGACGGCATGCGGGGCGGCACGGCCGCCGCGGCCACCGGCTGGTACAGCGCCAACCCGGACCCGCGCTACTCCTCAA TTTCCAGGTTCATGGGGCCGTCGGCGGGCGTCAACGTGGCCGGCATGGGGTCGCTGACCGGCATCGCGGACGCCGCGAAGTCGCTGGCGCCGTTGCACACGACGGCGGCGGCGCCGCGAAGAAAGCGCCGCGTGCTCTTCTCGCAAGCGCAGGTCTACGAGCTGGAGCGGCGCTTCAAGCAGCAGAAGTACCTGTCGGCGCCCGAGCGTGAGCACCTGGCCAGCATGATCCACCTGACGCCGACGCAGGTCAAGATCTGGTTCCAGAACCACCGCTACAAGATGAAGCGGCAGGCCAAGGACAAGGCGGcgcagcagctgcagcaggagGGTGGCCtggccccgccgccgccgccgtcccCGCGCCGAGTGGCCGTGCCGGTGCTGGTCAAGGACGGCAAGCCGTGCCAGAACGGCGCTGGCACGCCGACGCCCGGACAGGCCGGTCCGCAGCCGTCAGCCCCGACGCCCGCGCCCGAGCTCGAGGAGCTATCGCCCAGCCCGCCCGCGCTGCACGGTCCGGGGGGCGGACTGGCTGCCCTGGACGCAGCCGCTGGGGACTACGGCGGCGGCGTGCTCGGCGCCAACCTGCTCTATGGCAGGACGTGGTGA